Proteins from a single region of Punica granatum isolate Tunisia-2019 chromosome 8, ASM765513v2, whole genome shotgun sequence:
- the LOC116188296 gene encoding uncharacterized protein LOC116188296 isoform X2 encodes MAEGIDVIPSDCPANPGHLFPTDQCQAQSPFVLDISSDEDGSGLLVEEPKFTGSDDFDWLAQLLRDESAGASSGGDSDEVVVVKEVNAKSKSKAPRLAVDDEDDDDCVILNSNPDKAAAVAAAAAGALADDSSSDDLLVVGEKGQIACRDYPHSRHLCVKFPFSSTSHEKHCHLCHCYVCDAPAPCIYWGTGVTNTDHCHATDKEELWRVWRKQSKGEKTGLVPSAKLPNVSIPVVSQCTPAPVPLGSTHTVANSISDNFATILNPCSAYASSSFPTGNVATGCNPGLHSHSVSQHLIQVNGGAVHRFRDHKNGCQLTPHSVSSITAFKRFGPVRSSFPLNNCYERTTLQHGRSQLASTVNSVCVQKHPNRRQSELPGVRHIQHTKARPLPHQPVNVLPHRGPSPPLNSKEIYRHSPAYPVIADANHGSSNYLNQSFQPPSPAQALCRSGRQIQTCQPALVSEANSHSAGNCSLTAAEIENWLLEDMPCEDLGSLLGDMPGEDIEGGLDDTILYQVHSFAF; translated from the exons ATGGCGGAAGGGATTGATGTTATTCCTAGCGATTGCCCGGCCAACCCCGGGCATCTATTCCCGACGGACCAATGTCAGGCTCAGAGCCCTTTCGTGCTCGACATCAGTTCCGACGAGGATGGCAGCGGCCTCCTCGTGGAGGAACCCAAGTTCACAGGGAGCGACGACTTCGATTGGCTCGCCCAGCTCCTCAGGGACGAGAGCGCAGGGGCGTCGTCCGGCGGAGACTCGGATGAGGTCGTGGTGGTCAAGGAGGTCAACGCCAAGTCAAAGTCGAAGGCTCCCCGATTGGCTGTGGACGacgaggatgatgatgattgcGTCATACTAAACAGCAACCCCGACAAggctgctgctgttgctgctgctgctgctggtgCCCTGGCAGATGATTCCTCTTCGGATGATTTGCTGGTTGTTGGAGAAAAGGGGCAG ATTGCGTGCAGAGATTATCCTCATTCTCGACACCTGTGCGTTAAATTTCCTTTCAGCAGCACCTCGCATGAGAAGCACTGTCACCTC TGTCACTGTTATGTCTGTGATGCACCTGCGCCATGCATATATTGGGGTACTGGTGTGACAAACACTGACCACTGTCATGCTACTGACAAAGAAGAGCTCTGGAGAGTTTGGAGAAAACAATCAAAAGGGGAGAAAACCGGTCTGGTCCCCAGTGCGAAGCTCCCAAATGTTTCTATTCCTGTGGTATCCCAGTGTACTCCTGCTCCAGTGCCACTGGGCTCCACCCATACAGTTGCCAACTCCATATCAGACAATTTCGCTACAATACTAAATCCTTGCTCTGCCTATGCCTCTTCAAGTTTTCCCACAGGAAATGTTGCTACAGGCTGTAATCCTGGACTGCATTCACACTCGGTTTCACAGCATCTAATTCAGGTAAATGGAGGGGCAGTGCACAGATTCCGTGACCATAAAAATGGCTGTCAGCTGACGCCTCATTCTGTCTCCTCCATTACAGCATTCAAAAGATTTGGACCAGTCAGGTCGTCTTTTCCCTTAAACAACTGCTATGAGAGAACTACTTTACAACATGGTAGGAGTCAATTGGCCAGTACCGTGAATTCTGTGTGTGTACAGAAGCACCCTAACAGGAGGCAGAGTGAACTTCCGGGTGTGAGGCATATCCAGCACACCAAGGCAAGACCCTTGCCTCATCAACCGGTCAATGTCTTGCCACATCGAGGTCCTTCTCCACCCTTGAATAGCAAGGAGATCTACAGACATTCCCCTGCATATCCAGTTATTGCGGATGCTAATCATGGGTCATCAAATTATCTCAATCAAAGCTTTCAACCGCCGTCACCTGCTCAAGCTCTCTGCAGAAGTGGTAGGCAGATTCAGACATGTCAACCGGCACTTGTGAGTGAAGCCAATTCCCACTCTGCAGGAAATTGCAGCCTCACTGCAGCTGAAATTGAGAATTGGTTATTGGAAGACATGCCCTGTGAAGATCTTGGCAGTTTATTGGGGGACATGCCGGGTGAGGATATCGAAG GTGGTCTTGATGATACCATCTTGTACCAGGTCCACAGCTTTGCCTTTTAA
- the LOC116187132 gene encoding ammonium transporter 1 member 4-like, whose protein sequence is MGAPMACSASDLRPLLGPNATAAAAEYICGRFDAVSAKFVDTGYAVDNTYLLFSTYLVFSMQIGFAMLCAGSVRAKNTMNIMLTNVLDAAAGSFFYYLFGFALAFGTPSNGFIGAHFFGLDKFPSQSFDYGFFLFQWAFAIAAAGITSGSIAERTQFPAYLIYSSFLTGLVYPITSHWFWSADGWASPARSDNLLFRSGVIDFAGSGVVHIVGAVAGLWGALIEGPRIGRFDHEGRAVAMRGHSATLVVLGTFLLWFGWYGFNPGSFLNILKAYGESGSYYGQWSAVGRTAVTTTLAGSTAALTTLFGKRLLVGHWNVTDVCNGLLGGFAAITAGCSVVDPWAAIICGFVAAWVLIGCNKLAEKVKYDDPLEAAQLHGGCGAWGLIFTGLFAKKAYVNQLYPGVENRPYGLLLGGGGRLLAAQVVQIVVVAAWVSVTMGTLFFVLHKLGLLRISAEEEMAGMDLTSHGGLAYVYQDEENEKGGATAALKQHNSTV, encoded by the coding sequence ATGGGGGCGCCAATGGCCTGCTCCGCCTCCGATCTCCGCCCCCTCCTAGGCCCCAACGCCACCGCCGCTGCCGCAGAGTACATCTGCGGCCGCTTCGACGCAGTCTCCGCCAAGTTCGTGGACACCGGCTACGCTGTGGACAACACCTACCTGCTCTTCTCCACGTACCTCGTCTTTTCCATGCAGATCGGGTTCGCCATGCTGTGCGCTGGCTCCGTCCGGGCCAAGAACACCATGAACATCATGCTCACCAATGTCCTGGACGCCGCTGCAGGCAGCTTCTTCTACTACCTCTTCGGTTTCGCCCTCGCGTTCGGGACACCGTCCAACGGATTCATTGGGGCCCATTTCTTTGGCCTTGACAAGTTTCCGTCCCAGTCATTTGACTACGGATTCTTCCTGTTCCAGTGGGCCTTTGCGATTGCTGCGGCCGGCATCACGAGCGGTTCCATTGCCGAGCGAACCCAGTTCCCAGCGTACCTTATCTATTCGTCCTTCTTAACTGGCCTGGTATATCCGATCACATCTCACTGGTTCTGGTCTGCAGACGGTTGGGCCAGCCCAGCCCGGTCGGACAACCTCCTGTTCAGGTCAGGTGTGATAGACTTTGCTGGCTCAGGGGTTGTTCACATTGTTGGGGCAGTGGCGGGCCTGTGGGGAGCGCTGATAGAGGGTCCACGCATCGGGCGGTTTGACCATGAAGGCCGTGCAGTGGCCATGCGCGGGCACAGCGCCACCCTCGTGGTGCTCGGCACATTCCTACTGTGGTTCGGGTGGTACGGGTTCAATCCAGGTTCCTTCCTCAACATTCTCAAGGCCTATGGGGAGAGCGGATCCTACTACGGGCAATGGAGCGCGGTGGGGCGAACGGCGGTCACCACCACCCTGGCGGGCTCCACTGCTGCCCTGACCACCCTGTTCGGGAAGCGACTACTTGTCGGGCATTGGAATGTGACGGACGTCTGCAATGGCCTACTGGGTGGGTTTGCAGCCATAACTGCGGGCTGCTCGGTGGTGGACCCGTGGGCCGCCATCATCTGCGGGTTCGTGGCAGCCTGGGTCCTGATCGGATGCAACAAGCTTGCTGAGAAGGTCAAGTACGACGATCCCCTGGAGGCGGCACAGCTCCATGGAGGTTGCGGGGCATGGGGGCTGATATTCACAGGCCTGTTTGCGAAGAAGGCGTATGTGAACCAGTTGTACCCCGGGGTAGAGAACAGGCCGTACGGGCTCCTGCTAGGCGGCGGAGGGAGGCTGCTAGCAGCCCAAGTTGTGCAGATTGTGGTGGTGGCAGCGTGGGTGAGCGTGACCATGGGAACGCTCTTCTTCGTGCTGCACAAGTTGGGGTTGCTCAGGATATCGGCGGAGGAGGAGATGGCCGGAATGGACCTCACCAGCCACGGCGGGCTCGCATATGTGTACCAGGACGAGGAAAACGAGAAAGGAGGCGCCACAGCTGCCCTAAAGCAGCACAATTCGACAGTGTAA
- the LOC116188296 gene encoding uncharacterized protein LOC116188296 isoform X3, giving the protein MAEGIDVIPSDCPANPGHLFPTDQCQAQSPFVLDISSDEDGSGLLVEEPKFTGSDDFDWLAQLLRDESAGASSGGDSDEVVVVKEVNAKSKSKAPRLAVDDEDDDDCVILNSNPDKAAAVAAAAAGALADDSSSDDLLVVGEKGQIACRDYPHSRHLCVKFPFSSTSHEKHCHLCHCYVCDAPAPCIYWGTGVTNTDHCHATDKEELWRVWRKQSKGEKTGLVPSAKLPNVSIPVVSQCTPAPVPLGSTHTVANSISDNFATILNPCSAYASSSFPTGNVATGCNPGLHSHSVSQHLIQHSKDLDQSGRLFP; this is encoded by the exons ATGGCGGAAGGGATTGATGTTATTCCTAGCGATTGCCCGGCCAACCCCGGGCATCTATTCCCGACGGACCAATGTCAGGCTCAGAGCCCTTTCGTGCTCGACATCAGTTCCGACGAGGATGGCAGCGGCCTCCTCGTGGAGGAACCCAAGTTCACAGGGAGCGACGACTTCGATTGGCTCGCCCAGCTCCTCAGGGACGAGAGCGCAGGGGCGTCGTCCGGCGGAGACTCGGATGAGGTCGTGGTGGTCAAGGAGGTCAACGCCAAGTCAAAGTCGAAGGCTCCCCGATTGGCTGTGGACGacgaggatgatgatgattgcGTCATACTAAACAGCAACCCCGACAAggctgctgctgttgctgctgctgctgctggtgCCCTGGCAGATGATTCCTCTTCGGATGATTTGCTGGTTGTTGGAGAAAAGGGGCAG ATTGCGTGCAGAGATTATCCTCATTCTCGACACCTGTGCGTTAAATTTCCTTTCAGCAGCACCTCGCATGAGAAGCACTGTCACCTC TGTCACTGTTATGTCTGTGATGCACCTGCGCCATGCATATATTGGGGTACTGGTGTGACAAACACTGACCACTGTCATGCTACTGACAAAGAAGAGCTCTGGAGAGTTTGGAGAAAACAATCAAAAGGGGAGAAAACCGGTCTGGTCCCCAGTGCGAAGCTCCCAAATGTTTCTATTCCTGTGGTATCCCAGTGTACTCCTGCTCCAGTGCCACTGGGCTCCACCCATACAGTTGCCAACTCCATATCAGACAATTTCGCTACAATACTAAATCCTTGCTCTGCCTATGCCTCTTCAAGTTTTCCCACAGGAAATGTTGCTACAGGCTGTAATCCTGGACTGCATTCACACTCGGTTTCACAGCATCTAATTCAG CATTCAAAAGATTTGGACCAGTCAGGTCGTCTTTTCCCTTAA
- the LOC116188296 gene encoding uncharacterized protein LOC116188296 isoform X1, with product MAEGIDVIPSDCPANPGHLFPTDQCQAQSPFVLDISSDEDGSGLLVEEPKFTGSDDFDWLAQLLRDESAGASSGGDSDEVVVVKEVNAKSKSKAPRLAVDDEDDDDCVILNSNPDKAAAVAAAAAGALADDSSSDDLLVVGEKGQIACRDYPHSRHLCVKFPFSSTSHEKHCHLCHCYVCDAPAPCIYWGTGVTNTDHCHATDKEELWRVWRKQSKGEKTGLVPSAKLPNVSIPVVSQCTPAPVPLGSTHTVANSISDNFATILNPCSAYASSSFPTGNVATGCNPGLHSHSVSQHLIQVNGGAVHRFRDHKNGCQLTPHSVSSITAFKRFGPVRSSFPLNNCYERTTLQHGRSQLASTVNSVCVQKHPNRRQSELPGVRHIQHTKARPLPHQPVNVLPHRGPSPPLNSKEIYRHSPAYPVIADANHGSSNYLNQSFQPPSPAQALCRSGRQIQTCQPALVSEANSHSAGNCSLTAAEIENWLLEDMPCEDLGSLLGDMPGEDIEGTLSFDLENILEEANHNM from the exons ATGGCGGAAGGGATTGATGTTATTCCTAGCGATTGCCCGGCCAACCCCGGGCATCTATTCCCGACGGACCAATGTCAGGCTCAGAGCCCTTTCGTGCTCGACATCAGTTCCGACGAGGATGGCAGCGGCCTCCTCGTGGAGGAACCCAAGTTCACAGGGAGCGACGACTTCGATTGGCTCGCCCAGCTCCTCAGGGACGAGAGCGCAGGGGCGTCGTCCGGCGGAGACTCGGATGAGGTCGTGGTGGTCAAGGAGGTCAACGCCAAGTCAAAGTCGAAGGCTCCCCGATTGGCTGTGGACGacgaggatgatgatgattgcGTCATACTAAACAGCAACCCCGACAAggctgctgctgttgctgctgctgctgctggtgCCCTGGCAGATGATTCCTCTTCGGATGATTTGCTGGTTGTTGGAGAAAAGGGGCAG ATTGCGTGCAGAGATTATCCTCATTCTCGACACCTGTGCGTTAAATTTCCTTTCAGCAGCACCTCGCATGAGAAGCACTGTCACCTC TGTCACTGTTATGTCTGTGATGCACCTGCGCCATGCATATATTGGGGTACTGGTGTGACAAACACTGACCACTGTCATGCTACTGACAAAGAAGAGCTCTGGAGAGTTTGGAGAAAACAATCAAAAGGGGAGAAAACCGGTCTGGTCCCCAGTGCGAAGCTCCCAAATGTTTCTATTCCTGTGGTATCCCAGTGTACTCCTGCTCCAGTGCCACTGGGCTCCACCCATACAGTTGCCAACTCCATATCAGACAATTTCGCTACAATACTAAATCCTTGCTCTGCCTATGCCTCTTCAAGTTTTCCCACAGGAAATGTTGCTACAGGCTGTAATCCTGGACTGCATTCACACTCGGTTTCACAGCATCTAATTCAGGTAAATGGAGGGGCAGTGCACAGATTCCGTGACCATAAAAATGGCTGTCAGCTGACGCCTCATTCTGTCTCCTCCATTACAGCATTCAAAAGATTTGGACCAGTCAGGTCGTCTTTTCCCTTAAACAACTGCTATGAGAGAACTACTTTACAACATGGTAGGAGTCAATTGGCCAGTACCGTGAATTCTGTGTGTGTACAGAAGCACCCTAACAGGAGGCAGAGTGAACTTCCGGGTGTGAGGCATATCCAGCACACCAAGGCAAGACCCTTGCCTCATCAACCGGTCAATGTCTTGCCACATCGAGGTCCTTCTCCACCCTTGAATAGCAAGGAGATCTACAGACATTCCCCTGCATATCCAGTTATTGCGGATGCTAATCATGGGTCATCAAATTATCTCAATCAAAGCTTTCAACCGCCGTCACCTGCTCAAGCTCTCTGCAGAAGTGGTAGGCAGATTCAGACATGTCAACCGGCACTTGTGAGTGAAGCCAATTCCCACTCTGCAGGAAATTGCAGCCTCACTGCAGCTGAAATTGAGAATTGGTTATTGGAAGACATGCCCTGTGAAGATCTTGGCAGTTTATTGGGGGACATGCCGGGTGAGGATATCGAAGGTACTCTATCATTCGATTTAGAGAACATTTTGGAAGAGGCCAATCATAACATGTAG